Below is a genomic region from Ferribacterium limneticum.
AGGATGGGCACGGCGCCGGCGACCATTCCGGACATGACCAGGCCGGTGAGCAGTTGCAGGTGGATGTTGCCTTGCGACATGAGGAGCAGAGCGCCGCTGGCCCACACGAGGCCGGCGCCGGTTGCGCTCCACATGGCTTGCTGGCGCCACCGACGAGCATTTTTGAAGCGTTCAGCCGGGTCAGTTCGTCGGTAGGCGATGGCCTGGCTGAGACGCAAGCCGGCGATCGCAATGGCGGCCAGCCACCAGGCGTAAATGACCGAATTGCCCACCAGCGAAACAGCGACCCAGGTCAGGATCGACGAATTGACGATCGAAACGACCTGCCCGAGCCGCACATTGCGATAGAGAAGTTCGACCCTTCGGCCGAGGACGAAGGGTTCGCTTAGCGGCATCAATGCAGTGCCTTGCCTTCGCTGACGGCGAACAGCGCGGCGACATCGTCGGCGCTGAAGTGGTAGTCGCGGTTGCAGATATCGTCACGGATGACGATTTCGCCGTGCTCGGCGAGGATCGTCTCGGCATCGGCATGGCCCAGGCTGCGGATCATGTCGGCGACCTTGTTGCGGTCTTCCGGGCAGTGGTAGGCCACCGGGCGCGGGTCGTAGAGGCGGATGCCGTGTTCGCTCATGTCTTCGTGGAAGAGGCGGCCGAGCAGGTTTTCGGTGTCGAGTTCGAGCAACTCGGCCGGCTTGACCGTGGCCGCCAGCTGGGTGATGCGCTGCCAGCCATCCTGGTCGTGGTGGTCGGCCTCGGGCAGTTTTTGCAGGAACAGGCAGGTCGCTGCTTCCTGGCTGCACGCAGCAAACAGGCGCGACGGTTGCTGTTCGGACTGTTCGAGGTAGTGTTCGAAAATTGTCGCGATGCTGTCGCCGACCATTGGCACGAAGCTTTGGTAGGGCTGGCGGGCTTCCGGCATGTCGAGGCTCATCATGAGCTGGCCGCCCTGGTGGGCACCGAGCAGTTCGGGTACCGGGGCAGCCAGCACGACCGGGTTGCTGCGCGCCATGCCGCGCATTTGCAGCTGTTCGTTGCAGTCCATGACCAGTAACTGGATCGGGCCATTGCCGCGCAATTGCAGGGTCAGGCGGCCGGGCTGCTTGAGCTGGCCGGCGATGAGGGCGGTGACGGCAGCCGTCTCGCCGAGCAACTGGGCAACGGTCGGCTGATAGTCGCGGCCGGCCTGCATTTGCTGCCAGGCGTCGCCAAGATGAACGACGGCACCGCGAATGTCGAGGCCTTCGAAAATGAAGCGCTGAACGTAGCTGCTCACTTCAGTTTTTCCGCGTAGTTTTCCGGCGCGAAGCCGACGATGAGCTGGCTGCCGGTGTCGAGTACCGGGCGTTTGATCAGGCTTGGGTATTGCGCCATCAATTTCAGGGCTTTTTGCTCGTCGACCGCAAAACGTTCCTCGTCGCTGAGCTTCTTCCACATCAGGCCGCGCGTGTTGAGCAGCTTTTCCCAGCCGGCTCGGGCGTTCCAGTCGGGCAGATTGGCCTCGGCGACGCCGGCCTTCTTGTAGTCGATGAATTCGTAGGCGACACCATTTTCAGTCAGCCAGGTCATGGCCTTCTTCATGGTGTCGCAGTTCTTGATGCCGTAAACCTTGGTCATGACTGCGTACGTTCGTTGCGGAGTGCGAATCATACCAGCCGATGCCGGACCTATCTGAACTCGAAGGCCTCCTGGTGGAACGCGGCGCGCGACAGGCCGCTGGCCTGCAGTGCCTGGCCCAAAGATCTGCCCCAGGCGGCCGGGCCGCAGAACCAGACGGTGCTGCCGGGCTGGAGCGTAGAGGCGACTTCCTGCGGCGTGAGCGGGCCGGTGTTGTCGGTCTGGCGGCGGTGCAGGCGGACGCCGGCGGCGTCGCAGAGGGCCTCCAGATGCTCGGGGAAATCGCCGGCAGCGGAATTTGGCGTGCAGTAAAACAGATCGGCCGTAGCTTTCGTTGGCGCCGGGGCGGCGGCCAGTTGCTCAAGGCGGGCGAGGAAGGGCGTAATGCCGATGCCGCCGGCGACCCAGACCTGATGCGCCGCATTCCCACGGTCAACCGGAATTTTGGGCGAAAAATCAAATGCGCCGTAGGGGCCTTCGAGGGTGATCGTCTGGCCGGCCTCGATCAAGGCGGGGAGCTGGGCGGTGAAATCACCGAGCGCCTTGATGGCCAGGGTCAACGTGCCTTCCTGCGCGTTCCAGGCCGAGGCGATGGTGAACGGGTGGGCACCTTCGCCGCGCGAGCCGAAGTTGGCGAAGAGGAATTGTCCGGCCTTGTGACCAGGCCAGTTCTTTTCGGGGCGGCAGACCATTTCAAGCAATTTGCCATCGTGCTGGCTGATCGAAACAATCTGGGCCGAGTGCTGGCGCTTGCGGCCGATGCGATTCGACAGCGAGAGCAGGGCGGGCACAAGGCCGGCAGCGGCGAGCGCGGCGGTCAGCCAGCCGAGCGGACTTTGCCAGAAAGTCGTCGGCATGAGCATCAGGCCGTGGAAGGCGCCGGCCAGGAAAACGGCGCCAAAGGCCTTGTGCACCCAGCGGAAATAGCGGTAGGGAATGCGTTTGACGAGGGCGACGACGACCAGGGCGAGCAGGATGTAGCCGGCCCATTCGCCGACATCCTTAGCCAGATCGATCCACATATCGGGCTCGCCGCGTGGTCCGCGCGGGCCGCGTGGCCCGGTGATCAGGCCGGCCTTGGACAGGTTCTTGGGCAGCCATTCGATCATCCAGTGCGTGAAGACGAGGATGCCGGCGCCGATGCCGATGTTCTTGTGCAGGCGGTAGAGCTTGTCGAGCCCGCCGAAGCGTTGTTCGAGCCAGGGCGAACGCGTGGCGAGCAGGATGCCGGCGCTCATCCACCACAGGGCGAGCAGGCCGGACAGGATGATCAGTGGCTTGCGCCAGGCCCAGGGGCCCTCAGGGTTGGCGGCAAGTACGTCGGGCAGGGCGAAAATTCCCCACAGAGTGAGGGGGATGAGGGCTAGGAAAAGCAGGGGGCGTTTCATGATGGCAGCGGAATGGTGTTTTGATGACATCAGTCTAGTCCGCAAGTTGCCATCCCGCTGTCAGCAGCGTGTTTCAGGTTGTAAGCAAATGAAACTACCTTTTCAATTTTGGCCTTTATTTCCGGTTGACCGTGGCAATCACTTGCGCAGCTTGGCAAAGGCCGACGCCATCGCGTTGCCGGCCGGGGCTTGGCCGGTACTGCGTTGCTGTGGCCGGCTCGGCGCATTGCCGCGCCCGGTCGGGGCGTTGTCGTGACGCTTGGCCTGGCTCGGCTCGTCACCCATGCGCATGGTCAGCGCGATACGCTGGCGCTGCAGGTCGACTTCGAGCACCTTGACCTTGACGATCTGGCCGGCCTTGACGACGGTGTGCGGGTCCTTGACGAAGGTGTTGGAGAGCGCCGAAACGTGCACCAGACCGTCCTGATGAACACCGATGTCGACGAAGGCACCGAAGGCGGCAACGTTGGTGACGACTCCCTCCAAAATCATGCCCGGCCGCAGGTCGCCGACCTTTTCGACGCCGTCGGCGAAGGTCGCCGTCTTGAACTCGGGGCGCGGGTCGCGGCCGGGTTTTTCCAGTTCCTTGAAGATGTCCTGGACGGTCGGCAGGCCAAAGCGCTCGTCGGTGTATTTCGCCGGGTTGAGGCCCTTGAGCGCGCGGCTGTCGCCGAGGATTTCCTTGATCGACTTGTTGAGGTCAACAATGATTTTTTCGACCACCGGATAGGCTTCCGGGTGCACCGACGAACTGTCGAGCGGGTTGTCGCCGTTCGGCACGCGCAGGAAGCCGGCGGCCTGCTCGAAAGTCTTGTCGCCGAGGCGCGGGACTTTTTTCAGGGCATCGCGGCTTTTGAAGGCGCCGTTGGCGTCGCGGTAGCTCACGATGTTGGCGGCGAGCCCGGCCGTCAAGCCAGAGATGCGGGCGAGCAGCGGCACCGAAGCGGTATTGACGTCGACGCCGACGGCATTGACGCAGTCTTCGACGACGGCATCGAGGTTGCGCGCCAGCTTGGTTTGCGAGACATCGTGCTGGTACTGGCCAACACCGATGGATTTCGGGTCGATCTTGACCAGTTCGGCCAGCGGGTCCTGCAGGCGGCGGGCGATGGACACGGCGCCACGGATCGAGACGTCGAGGTCGGGAAATTCCTTGGCGGCGAATTCGGAGGCCGAATAGACCGAGGCGCCGGCTTCGGAAACGACAATTTTTGTCAGCCGGGCTTCCGGATAGCGTTTCATGACGTCCTGCACCAGCTTGTCGGTTTCCCGGCTGGCCGTGCCGTTGCCGATGGCGACCAGGCTGACCTGGTGCTTGGCGGCGAGGCGGCCGATGGTGGCGATCGAGCCGTCCCAGTCGCAGCGCGGCTCATGCGGGTAGATGGTGGCGTGGTCGAGCATCTTGCCGGTGGCGTCGACGATGGCGATCTTGCAGCCGGTGCGGATGCCCGGGTCGATGCCCATCGTGACGTGCTGGCCGGCCGGGGCAGCGAGCAGCAAATCCTTGAGGTTGCGGCCGAAGACGCGGATGGCTTCTTCCTCGGCGCGCTCGCGCAGCTCGTTCATGAGTTCGAGTTCGAGGTGGGTGTAGACCTTGACCTTCCAGGTCCAGCGCACGGTGTCGGCCAGCCATTTGTCGGCCGGCCGGCCCTGCGGCTTGATCCCGAAGCGGACGGCGATGCGCTGTTCGCAGGGGTTTTGGGTGCCGGGTTTGACCGACTCCGGATCGAGTTCGGAATCGAGGACCAGCGCCACTTGCAGCATGCCTTCGTTGCGGCCACGGAGCAGGGCCAGGGCGCGGTGTGAGGGCATCGTGGCAATCGGCTCGGCGAAGTCGAACCAGTCGCGGAACTTGGCGCCTTCGGTTTCCTTGCCTTCGACGACGGTGGAGCGCACATGGCCGTGTTCGCTGAGGTAGGCGCGCAGCCCGCCGAGCAGTTCGGCATCTTCGGCGAACTTTTCCATGAGGATCTGGCGGGCGCCGTCGAGCACGGCGCGGACATCGGCAAAGCCGGCTTCGGCGTTGATGAACTTTTCAGCTTCGTCGTCCGGCGTTAGGTTGGGATCTTCAAGCAGGCCGAGGGCGAGCGGCTCAATGCCGGCTTCGCGGGCGATCTGCGCCTTGGTCCGGCGCTTCTGCTTGTAGGGGAGGTAGAGATCCTCCAAACGCTGCTTGGTTTCGGCATCGCTGATCTCGGCCTTGAGCTCCGGCGTCAGCTTGCCTTGCTCGTCGATGCTGGCGAGGATCGCGGTACGCCGCTCTTCTAGGTCGCGCAGGTAGGTCAGGCGTTCTTCCAGATTGCGCAGCTG
It encodes:
- the hslO gene encoding Hsp33 family molecular chaperone HslO: MSSYVQRFIFEGLDIRGAVVHLGDAWQQMQAGRDYQPTVAQLLGETAAVTALIAGQLKQPGRLTLQLRGNGPIQLLVMDCNEQLQMRGMARSNPVVLAAPVPELLGAHQGGQLMMSLDMPEARQPYQSFVPMVGDSIATIFEHYLEQSEQQPSRLFAACSQEAATCLFLQKLPEADHHDQDGWQRITQLAATVKPAELLELDTENLLGRLFHEDMSEHGIRLYDPRPVAYHCPEDRNKVADMIRSLGHADAETILAEHGEIVIRDDICNRDYHFSADDVAALFAVSEGKALH
- a CDS encoding arsenate reductase translates to MTKVYGIKNCDTMKKAMTWLTENGVAYEFIDYKKAGVAEANLPDWNARAGWEKLLNTRGLMWKKLSDEERFAVDEQKALKLMAQYPSLIKRPVLDTGSQLIVGFAPENYAEKLK
- a CDS encoding ferredoxin reductase family protein, which codes for MKRPLLFLALIPLTLWGIFALPDVLAANPEGPWAWRKPLIILSGLLALWWMSAGILLATRSPWLEQRFGGLDKLYRLHKNIGIGAGILVFTHWMIEWLPKNLSKAGLITGPRGPRGPRGEPDMWIDLAKDVGEWAGYILLALVVVALVKRIPYRYFRWVHKAFGAVFLAGAFHGLMLMPTTFWQSPLGWLTAALAAAGLVPALLSLSNRIGRKRQHSAQIVSISQHDGKLLEMVCRPEKNWPGHKAGQFLFANFGSRGEGAHPFTIASAWNAQEGTLTLAIKALGDFTAQLPALIEAGQTITLEGPYGAFDFSPKIPVDRGNAAHQVWVAGGIGITPFLARLEQLAAAPAPTKATADLFYCTPNSAAGDFPEHLEALCDAAGVRLHRRQTDNTGPLTPQEVASTLQPGSTVWFCGPAAWGRSLGQALQASGLSRAAFHQEAFEFR
- a CDS encoding Tex family protein encodes the protein MLPSIEHRIAAELGVRPAQVNAAIALLDEGATVPFISRYRKEATDGLDDTQLRNLEERLTYLRDLEERRTAILASIDEQGKLTPELKAEISDAETKQRLEDLYLPYKQKRRTKAQIAREAGIEPLALGLLEDPNLTPDDEAEKFINAEAGFADVRAVLDGARQILMEKFAEDAELLGGLRAYLSEHGHVRSTVVEGKETEGAKFRDWFDFAEPIATMPSHRALALLRGRNEGMLQVALVLDSELDPESVKPGTQNPCEQRIAVRFGIKPQGRPADKWLADTVRWTWKVKVYTHLELELMNELRERAEEEAIRVFGRNLKDLLLAAPAGQHVTMGIDPGIRTGCKIAIVDATGKMLDHATIYPHEPRCDWDGSIATIGRLAAKHQVSLVAIGNGTASRETDKLVQDVMKRYPEARLTKIVVSEAGASVYSASEFAAKEFPDLDVSIRGAVSIARRLQDPLAELVKIDPKSIGVGQYQHDVSQTKLARNLDAVVEDCVNAVGVDVNTASVPLLARISGLTAGLAANIVSYRDANGAFKSRDALKKVPRLGDKTFEQAAGFLRVPNGDNPLDSSSVHPEAYPVVEKIIVDLNKSIKEILGDSRALKGLNPAKYTDERFGLPTVQDIFKELEKPGRDPRPEFKTATFADGVEKVGDLRPGMILEGVVTNVAAFGAFVDIGVHQDGLVHVSALSNTFVKDPHTVVKAGQIVKVKVLEVDLQRQRIALTMRMGDEPSQAKRHDNAPTGRGNAPSRPQQRSTGQAPAGNAMASAFAKLRK